The Oryzias latipes chromosome 8, ASM223467v1 genomic interval AGAGACCTCCAACCCTTTGGCAATTAAGTTTAAAGCACGGCAATAACctacaaattctttttttatttagctttttaattGGCATGAAAACTTACAAACGTCTGAGACTTTAttgcaaatgcatttttatttattttgtaggaaAATACTCCCTTTTCACATGCAAATCTGTTGTAGTCTTTAGAGAATATGAAAAAATCTTGGCCAGATGATACCAGAACGGCACTCAAAGAAATGTATGTTATTACAAAAGGCATagaaagacacacaaacacacaaatacaagAATGAATCAACAGTTTCTATgttgtaactgttttttttttcacattccacaTGACTGGCTACAGGAAACACGTAGGGAAACATCACAGCTTGGCTGCGGTCTCACACCTGAACACGGACTTTGTTCTAATGGGATGGACAGATGCTGAGGATGGCAGTCATCCTCCATAAACAGATCCATAAAAAGACGTATAACCTCTCTCTCATAAACAGTTCAAAGAAAATTCACAGATGTACAATACTTTGTGCAATAATGTTGGCAAAACAGAGCTGTGCAAAATGTCATTTCCCGCCCTCCACAACAATGTCATTCAGTCTCATTGTGTTGGCAAAAGGTTTTGGGTTCCTTCTTAAGAAAAAGACCAATCTACTTGTCTTCTATGGTAGTTATGGAAGCCTTTCATTTGCTTTGCTGATCATATTTTTCacatatataataataaaaataataataataatgattataaacaaTCTTCAAAAAGGTCTGGTTCCTGTGTCTCCCCCTAGTGTCTCAGTGTGATTTGCACCACATTATCGGAGCTTGAATGAAGGCAAATGTTCAATCcactgactgtacatgagaactggaccgagcaagtgtgatgtcacccataaaaAAATGACGTACTTCAGGCTCCAACCGCATAAAATCCATTCAGTCACCATTGTTTGTGATGTTGCCATGTTAGAGTCAGacaatgtcagtaagcagtgatcggTCCCAGTCTCGTCAATCAGGAGTTCGCTTGATGGAAATTCACATCCTgaccacttgaaagcagactaaatgaaatctgtcaaatgttttgaacgttgCACATAGGGGGCAGCAGGCACGTTTGAGGCataattggtcagtttattcCTTAAAtgacttgcactacagaaaaaatatcgtaaaaaaaaattaaaattaggaagaacgtgtaaaaaaaaataatgaagggacttctctataaaagtctatgagattttggcttctttgagccagcgggtacttcctgtttgaaacgccaGGGAGGAGGGGTCAATCAGTCCCGCTCTCATATACAGTAAATGGTTCGATTCCAAACCACAAATCACAGCCTCCTCTTCGGGAATTGGATTTGGCTTTGGAAGCATTTGTGTCATACAGTCTACGTTGGCCTTTCCTGCTACATTCACACCCACCAGctgaacatttttacatcaaATACGCACCATCTCCTttaattctccttttttaagtttcctataaagagaaaaatctgcaaatcTCTACCAGGCAGGGCTCATGCACTTAGTATATTTGCCTTACCTTGAAAATCACTTTTGGACTCACACAGAGTACACAATATAAAATGATAAACCTCCACTTGGAAATGTTCCAATCAGATTGATCATTACATTGAAAAAACCTTAAACAAATGTAGCAGACAATGCAACTTGAcatgttaggtttttttttgctcaaacaagcaaataaaaagcctttttttacttattaacaACGTCTCTTCCCTTTTTTATAATTGTTTAATGAGGAACAAGAACCTGCCATTAGAAGTACAAAACTatgcttcttttttgtgtgtgaaaacccttattttttcataaaacaaggACTCGTCCAAACATTTTTGGCAACACGAGGTTGAAATctttaaatctctttttcaGACAAATGTCATATTTCTGTTGATCCCTCCACTAAAACAGCAGTAACTTCCTCAGACACTTGATTTTGAGGGGACGACTTTAATAAGGATTGATTGGCCTTTAGGGTAAAAGAATGACACAGTTTGGGCAAACAACCATAAAATTACTTGTAGCCTGTAGAAATCATGGTGACATCTTTGTAATGAGCGTCAATCTGCATTTTGGTGACAGCTGTATAAACCACTGCGGGTGATTTTATGTCTGCCTGCTGCTGGCTGGCTGGCTTCTCTCTGGGTTTTGGCTACCACCCCTCCCCACAGCCTCACGCCCTAAAAAAACTTcacaaatgtgtttgtaatcAGACTCTTCTTTATGGTGAAACTTGCACTCACATCAAATACTGAACTTGAACAAAAAACTTgaacaaacaaggaaaacaaggCCTTTTTTCCCCTACACGTTATAAAAATAATTccctttttaaacaaatggaAGGCAATTCAAATCACAACTACTATAAATACACATTTAGGGAACTCAGTTTTCAAAGATCtcaacttgttttttaatttacaaaaattcaaaaacagcGCTTTTATACAAAACACTGCTTCGAACGTAAAAACTGACTCCATTTTGtagtagatgttttttttttttttcatttaaaatctcATTCCAATTAGCAACATTgtcataaaaaaggtttttacaaaACCGTTGGTCTCACATAGGCATAGTTCCATGGCTGGAGTAAGATGGCCACATTATTCCAAAGCTGCAAACAACCAAGCTTCATAGCAGCGTGGTGTAAAATCTTGGCACTGACACTTGCATCTCACAAACAGTGTTTGGTCTCACTTTGTTCTAGCAGAGTGACATGGAACTGTTTCCATCACAAGGCGGTGACGTAAAACCGTGTGAGTCTAACACCAAGCTTGGGAAGACATAGGCGAGACATGTCatgtcttcagaaaaaaaaacagtcagggtTCAGCTGGTTGAGGATGTAGGTAGTATTGGCATCTACTCCGCAGACGATGAAgaaaccaccagggggcagtCAACGGCAAGGCAGATGGAGCAACAGTGAAGCACTGATTCCTCATGTCCTAGAACaataaaaactggattttatACAAACTTTGCTCCTAAAAATGTTTCTCTGACTTTTTGAGATCCACCCGCCTTACTCAGCGGTTCCTGAGTAGCAGCTGGTGTCATCGGAAAATGCAAAAGGTTTAATTTCGGTTGTAAAGGTGCTGTGGAGAAAGCATAAACATAACTGACAGGACACGGCTTTCAGGAAGATGATGGTCCCTCTGAAGCATCAAGTCACAGCTTAAGACTTCCATTAAACTGCAATTCACATCCATACAGTAATGGAATTTTATGACAAGCATGCAATCATGGCTTCAGCTCAGCATTAGGGACCACTTTACTGCAatgatgctttgttttgttctttttttgttttgtatttgtttatgtaGTTATTTGTAGAGGAAAATGTGCTGAGTCAGATCTGGGTTTAATGTAATTACTAGAAacctcattattttccaaagctgAATTACTAGGAAATGAGGAACAGGAAGACAAAGGATGTCAATGATCTACTTGAGGTCTTCAAACGACAAGACATGTAAACGACAAACTCCAGTCTAACATcctctgtgtgatttttttcaagttAGACAGTGATAGCCCAGACAAAGAACTTGTCAGCTGCTCCATCACATGTTCATGTTGCTACACACCTTTCTTCACATCTTCTCCAGCCTGCAGGATTCTTTAAGGCACTGTGGTGCTTGGGTATCCCAGAAAGTCTGCAACAGCCCCTCATCCTTCTTTGATTTGGGGTTAAATCCATACAGAGGGTTTGCCCTCCACTGATTTGCTGctactgctgttgctgctgctgcctcctcCACTGCTGCCCCCTTTCGCATGCTTGACCCTATGCTTACGTTCTTTCTGAGGCTGAGAATGTGGCTGCGGTTGAGCCTGGATAATGTTACTCTGGGGCTTGTCGTCTTGGTTGTCTCCAAGCTGTTCCTCTGCTCGGTGCTGTTGACTGTAGGCTTGGATTGCTGCTTCCAGTTGTTCATGAGCTTGCTGGATCATGTCTTTGTTGAGAGCCACGCGAGCTTCTCCTCCAGTggggaaattgtcctcattgctgccaaactgctgctgctcctcttgaGCAATGTTAGCCCTGTTCTGCTTGCATGCCATCTTGGCATTGCTGAGGTCCGTGTACGGCATCTGCTCTGGCTTCACAACAATGTTGTAGCCCGGTGGAGCCGATGGGGTGTTCCACGAGAAGGGGTAGCCAACGTAATCGGCAGCGCCATCCCCACCCACCCCTTCCTCAGATCCCGCCTCAGGCCCCGTCCCACCAACAGAGCTTTCCCCGGCACCATTTGTGCCCAACAAGCCCAGCTGGTACTCATCTTCCTGAGGAGGACAACGTCGCCGTCGAAGAATATCATATATTGAGCCAATGCCTAAATGGAGCATCTCCCAGACATTGAGAGTGAGGCAAAGGACGGTGACCCCATACATGATGCGCAGGAAGATGGTTTTCTCTGTAGGCCGCGACACAAAGCAGTCGACGCTGTGGGGACAAGGCTTACccgaacacacaaacacgggCTTCACACGGAAACCATACAGCAGGTATTGACCTGTGAGGAAGCCTGCCTCCAGTACAGTTCGAGTCACCAGCTGCAGTACATAGACCCGCATCAGCCCTTCGTCACGAATGCGCTTACGCCCGTCATGCCGTATTTTGGGTCTGGGTGTGGGCTGGAGCGGATCCCTTGGCCGTTTTGGCGGCTCGATCTCTGGCACCTCATAGATCATGGGATCATCCTCCTGATCTCCCTCCGTTTCCTCAATGCCTCTGTGCTGATTTGCTCCAAAGCAGATTTTCCTGGGTTTTCTGTGTGTGTAGCCTCCTCCGCCCGTTCTGACCGCTGCCGATCCCCCTTTTGCTTCCTCTAACCGTGCAATCTTGTTGATGGCGTAGCCCATGTACATGAGAGAAGGCATAGCCAccaaaatgatttgaaaaaccCAGAAACGAACGTGAGACAGGGGAGCAAAGGCGTCGTAGCAGACGTTCTCACAGCCCGGTTGGCCTGAGTTGCAGACAAACTTGCTTTGTTCGTCGTAGTAGATGGACTCTCCCCCAACAGCAGTGAGAACAATGCGGAAGACGATGAGCACAGTGAGCCACAGCTTCCCCACGAAGGTGGAGTGGTTGTGGATCTCCTCCAGCAGCCGCGTGAGGAAGCTCCAGCTCATGGTGTCGCTGGACAGTGGGGCAGACAGTGTCCC includes:
- the LOC101167210 gene encoding gap junction gamma-1 protein, which translates into the protein MSWSFLTRLLEEIHNHSTFVGKLWLTVLIVFRIVLTAVGGESIYYDEQSKFVCNSGQPGCENVCYDAFAPLSHVRFWVFQIILVAMPSLMYMGYAINKIARLEEAKGGSAAVRTGGGGYTHRKPRKICFGANQHRGIEETEGDQEDDPMIYEVPEIEPPKRPRDPLQPTPRPKIRHDGRKRIRDEGLMRVYVLQLVTRTVLEAGFLTGQYLLYGFRVKPVFVCSGKPCPHSVDCFVSRPTEKTIFLRIMYGVTVLCLTLNVWEMLHLGIGSIYDILRRRRCPPQEDEYQLGLLGTNGAGESSVGGTGPEAGSEEGVGGDGAADYVGYPFSWNTPSAPPGYNIVVKPEQMPYTDLSNAKMACKQNRANIAQEEQQQFGSNEDNFPTGGEARVALNKDMIQQAHEQLEAAIQAYSQQHRAEEQLGDNQDDKPQSNIIQAQPQPHSQPQKERKHRVKHAKGGSSGGGSSSNSSSSKSVEGKPSVWI